AAATCTaaccaaaaattgaaaagaaaaactaatttaatattaattatcttaCTCTATCTCTAACCCGAACCAAACCCTAAATAAACCCCACCATACAGCCTTGCCACCTCTATAGCATGCCACTTTTGTATTCTTTCCCTTTCAGTTTTCGTCCTTATATCCCAAACCAAAGCAAACCAAACTCAAAAAACCCAATCTTCTTCTTTAATCTATGGCCGTTGAAGCTTCGCATCTCAATCTCTTCTCTCCTTAATTCTTAGCGTACATGTTCCTTTTAAGCGGTTAAGACTGAAACCAAATGATCATACATTCAGATCCAACCACCAACCTCTAACGTCTATTGCATTCATTCTCTTAATGATGAATCCTATTGAAGCAAACGGCAATATGTTTGAAACCCAGATGGTATATGGAGTTCCGACGGTGGCGACTCAAGGATTTCTTCCTTTACATAACTCTTTGGTTACCGATTCCTTCATCCATCGAAAGCCTACGGTAGTGATCAAATCGGAGAGTAGTTTGACGTACAACAATCTTCCTTTACCCAGGAAGCGTTCCAGAGATTCCGCTATGGTTTCTTTCCCTTCTCCACCTCACAAAAGCAACGAAGCTTGCTCTCGTTTTTCTTTTCTTGGCCATGATATCTCCCTTCACATGGAGCAGCAACAGTTGGATATTGATCGCCTCATCTCACAACATGTAAGCCTAAAGAACAAGATCAATTGTTTAGTTTTATCGATTGCTTTTAAAGTTTGAGAATTGATGGAGTATggattttttgtgtttatatagATGGAGAAAATGAGGGTGGAGATAGAAGAAAAAAGGAAGAGGCAAGCAAGGAAAATAATGGAAGCCATTGAAGAAAGAGTAATGAAGAAACTTCGAggcaaagaagaagaaatggagaAGATTGAGAAAATAAATTGGGCACTTGAAGAAAGAGTGAAATCCCTTTGCATAGAGAACCAAATTTGGAGAGATTTGGCTCAAACCAATGAGGCCACCGCCACTGCCCTGCGGTCCAACCTAGAACAAATCCTCGCGACGGCACAGCAGGTTAAGGTCGACAAGAGAAACCGTGGCGTAGGATTAGAAGCGGCGGCGGATGAAGTTGACGATGCGCAATCATGTTGCGGCAGCAGTTGGGACGTGGAGAAAAATGGCGACGGCGGCAGGCTATGCCGGACCTGTAGGGAGGAGGAATCATGTGTGTTGCTGCTACCATGTAGGCATTTGTGCTCATGCACTGTTTGTGCGCCGCGCCTTCACATTTGTCCAATTTGTAAATCTCCGAAGAATGCAAGCCTTCATATTAAAATGTCATAAAAGCTCTTTATTATAACcccaaaacaaaacagaaaacaaATATTGTTTCAACTTAGTAACCccaaattttgtaattaattagtttagattatttcttTTTTCCCCCACTTTCAAATTTCAGTTTTCATTTCTTCCTGCACTGAAGAGGAAGTCACTTCTTTGCTTTCAATTTACTTCCTGATATGCCTTCTTTTTAAATAAGCTTTCAAGctagtttcttttttctttttctttttgtgattattttaaataacttttttattattttaattttgtgatttataTAAACAAGTTTTAGATTgtgatttaaataattttaatttgatatttcaaatatttatctTTTGACTTCacattatttgatttgatttctttattaatttattaaatgctaaaaataaattgatatagtGAACCAGTATTTACAAGATTGAGATTTTGAATATTTAGATTCAAGTTTTATTATGTATAGATCGTgttgataaattttgaaatatctttcttttaaattattccaCTATTCAAGTTGATACTACATAATCAAATTTTCTGGATTCAACTATTCACATACAATattaatcaatttcaaaattttcaacatatttaatAACTGATAATTCAATAGTCaatcaaatatttaagaaaaagagATAGAAATTCACAAAAAGAGTGATTCATACCAAATATACtgttttcctcattcacaatctcaatatgagatcttTATAGTGATATCTTCAGAGGATTATGCGCTAACCATCACTAATTTTGTTCCTTCAGATATTGATATAGTAACTCTTTCgaagctttcaactaattttacaCTACCAAATAATTAACTCTTATAGagttttcaactatttttttaCTACCAATTATTACAATTAATATTGATTTGTTTCATACCAATTAATATAAATGTTTTCTACCTGTAAGGATAGTATTCATTATTACATTGTCAGCGAGACATATTTTCTTCAAAGAAAATTAACAGGTTTTTGACAAAATATTTGGGCAAAGAACAAGTATGTGATCAATGATCTTTTacgtaacaccccatacccaacctagacgttatggtcgaattctGAGGAATTACATACATTCGTTCAAAaactagaaatttaaaatttgaaaatgtttcaTAAAACAATACTTGATAATAGTATTTTCAATTCTTAGGGAAAAATACCTTATTCggttaattcattttaatttcagaAAAACACTTATGAGATTACTTAATTTTGTAGCGGAAATATTGAGTTAAatgaagttttaaaaaatttaaacagagTTTTGAAATCTGtaatttgattttgaaatttagtGCATTTcagtttgaaataaaatattcaaaatatgcTTAAGCAAttcaaataaagaataaaatccGAAATGAATAACAGTCCCCAAAAGTCCAAATAAAACAGTCCAGTTGAAAACAATTCTTAAACTTAATAGAATTAATGAAAAACAATTTGAAACTGAGCTCCTGCCATGCCAATCCTTCTGAAGTTTGTTGGTTACTGACCGCATTCggacgtactaacgtccagagtgtgaatattgcagcaaaagatatatataaatgagACGGTATCCGCAACTATACAGGCCATGttataatatagttacaatggagtagATGAGTAATCCAAGGATCGTACCTAAAAGAGGCTAGCACTAGATCAATTTCAACCTAAACACTAACagcttgtttggtttggtgtattggctaagccaatacacccctaatcggtgggccccacctaataCCTCTCTAACACGTcgtttggtttgatgtattggTAATACGCATCTAATCCATTACCTTCTtaatcggtgaaaaccaccgatttctattccccccTCTTTGCCCAGATTAGCTACTGATTGAGCATCACCTCCCTGATTTGCCCTCCCCCCATCCCcttgtttctcttctgttccttcaTCCGATTTCCTTCCTTATTTCTTTGCTTTTGTTTTCTGCCGATTTCCTCCCAGTCCATTATGCCTCTTTGCTGCCGATTTGTTCCCtccatttcctttcttttctttttcgctCTGCCACTCTTTCGATTGCCTTCTCAACCAGTCGACCTTCTTCTTCTCAACCAGTGAAACCAAAAAAGCCGACGATATCCCCACTGTCACCGTAGCCATCGCTGGTTCTATCGTCGACAACGCTCAGTCTCTCGAGCTCGCCACTCGAGTAATGGAAAATCCCTCTGTTTCTCTTCACTCTTTCTACCCTatgttacaaattttcatttaatttctcctttttctaTCAGAGTCAAGAAGGAATTCATCATTTGGAATCTGGATTTGAAAAAAGCAATGCGGGAAAGTCTTTAGTATCTAAAGAAGGGATTCAAGCTGGAAGGAAAAGAAGAGTTGACAGCTCACCTTCACGTGGTACTAAAAAAAGGAGGCAAACAAAAGATGCTTCTGTAATTCAAGAAGAGGATTGTGCTCACAGGTATCCACTTCTGCTCTTATATTGATTTCTTTTGGCATGTTATTTAACCATGTGCTGATATTCTGATTATTTCTTGATTCAGATAACTGAGGTTTGTTTACAATTACGTTTGTTGTTTTTCAGTGTAAATTCAACTGAACCAAATTCGCTTCCAGATCAGCCTGTATCATTGTCATATGATCAGAGTCAAGGAGGAGCTGATGAGACTAATGCACTGGTTGTTGATAAAATAACAGAGATTTTGGAAGAGACTTTTGAAAAAAAGGTTGTAGTTGATTCTTCCAATCTAGGAAATACTGATCATTTGCAGGATATTGTAGCAGAATCAATGCAGGGTATTCCTCAAAGTGGAGGAATGTGCAGTCTTGCAAGTGCTTCAGGAGAGAATGGTGGATCTGGGGATCCAGTAATTGTTCAAGAAGCACATTTGGGGAAGGTTTCTCAAGTTACCAAGCCCTATCAGGTAAAGGCTAATTCTAGCTATATGCAAATTCCTTTTTTCTTGCATGCAGATGACAGTATCAACATTTTACTAGGCTCTTATTTACAATGTGCATTTGTATTTTGTTTGCTTTTCCCCTCATTTGTGTTCCCCGGGTCTTTAACAGTAGCATTCCCCATTTATGATCAAGTTATTAAATTTCTCATAATAGTTATACAAGTTGATCAGGTTCTTTTGTTTTTGGGTGTCTTTTTCAGTCTTTCTATTTTGTATCCTTGCGGTTCATAAGTGTTTTTATTCTGTAGCCAATGAAAGACGTGTCAGAAGGAGGCACAAAGCTTGAAGACAACGTAGTTCCCAAACTAGATGAGAATGAGAAAATTGGAATGAGGACGAGGTCAAAGCAGAAGTTATAGAAATATATGTAGTTTCTTTTTAGCTTCTACAGTtatattttaaccattttgcaCAAAGGTACCCTTTTCTTTCCAATCTCGCATCCTAGTGTCCCGTCAAATTATGAATTACACCTTGAAGCAGCTTTTGAAGTACTCTTTGTTTTTGGAGTTTTGCAGAATAGCAGATGTTCAACATGCCATGTAACAACTAAACATGGGAAAGTTGCTTACTAACTTGGATCTTGTTCAGAATACTTGTAAATGCTTATCCTTTTATTTTGGTGTGGGTTTGTTTAGTAGTGCTGGTGCCTTTTGTGATTGTTATAGGTTTCTTACTAGGTCTATAATTGTTAAAAGGTGAATTGTAGGAAGGATAGATGCGGACAGATAAATTGGTTTTCCAGGTTGCCTTGCAATACGATTAATAGGTTACCTTATGTTTTGTcagttttttctctcttttttcaccTTCTGTTCTGGGGACATACCTCTCAAATTTGGTCTTACTGGCcattcacttatcaaatatttaaattttatgcagCCTTTCATGCTGGGGTATAGATTTTCTTACATTGCAATATATTAGACATAAATGGTTTAATGGTATTGATTGCCCTTGGTCAAATAAATATCAGTCAAAAGGCTTTTTCTTTGCtaagttttctaaatttaatCGGAAGGATTAGAACTTATTATCCGCTTTTGCCCatccaataaatattttttagagaACCTTTGTGAGATACTGTATATGCATGAGTATGTTTATAGGGAAAAAGTTAGAACTGTCATTGGCATAATTTATGTTCTTAATGGTAGTGTATGTGATGCGGAATTATgcaattagttttgaatttgctCAACTGTTTAGTTTTTATGTTTGAGCTGCTTCTTACTTCAGCTTTGTTAAGCAGTGTTTCTTGCTGCAACTTATAAGTTCAGGACAAGCTGAAAAATCAACGAGCTTCAGCTCTTCCATGATGAGAATTTTTCAGCGTGGTCTTTTGCGTCAGAGGTGTTATatcatgttcatatgtatttgTATAACTTTCAACGAGTTTTTCTATTGTGTTTCATTGCAATTCAACTTTTTGTATTCTTATATATACCCCATCTTTTCTACATGGCATCATCTTGCTACAGTTTGGAATAATGTTTATGGCTTTGACATGAGTTTTATAAAAAAGCAAGCTATGATGGAA
The genomic region above belongs to Gossypium hirsutum isolate 1008001.06 chromosome D05, Gossypium_hirsutum_v2.1, whole genome shotgun sequence and contains:
- the LOC107944660 gene encoding probable BOI-related E3 ubiquitin-protein ligase 3, whose amino-acid sequence is MMNPIEANGNMFETQMVYGVPTVATQGFLPLHNSLVTDSFIHRKPTVVIKSESSLTYNNLPLPRKRSRDSAMVSFPSPPHKSNEACSRFSFLGHDISLHMEQQQLDIDRLISQHMEKMRVEIEEKRKRQARKIMEAIEERVMKKLRGKEEEMEKIEKINWALEERVKSLCIENQIWRDLAQTNEATATALRSNLEQILATAQQVKVDKRNRGVGLEAAADEVDDAQSCCGSSWDVEKNGDGGRLCRTCREEESCVLLLPCRHLCSCTVCAPRLHICPICKSPKNASLHIKMS
- the LOC107944662 gene encoding uncharacterized protein, which codes for MDPLCLFAADLFPPFPFFSFSLCHSFDCLLNQSTFFFSTSETKKADDIPTVTVAIAGSIVDNAQSLELATRSQEGIHHLESGFEKSNAGKSLVSKEGIQAGRKRRVDSSPSRGTKKRRQTKDASVIQEEDCAHSVNSTEPNSLPDQPVSLSYDQSQGGADETNALVVDKITEILEETFEKKVVVDSSNLGNTDHLQDIVAESMQGIPQSGGMCSLASASGENGGSGDPVIVQEAHLGKVSQVTKPYQPMKDVSEGGTKLEDNVVPKLDENEKIGMRTRSKQKL
- the LOC107944661 gene encoding probable protein arginine N-methyltransferase 1, which encodes MGKLLTNLDLVQNTCKCLSFYFGVGLFSSAGAFCDCYRFLTRSIIVKSFVKQCFLLQLISSGQAEKSTSFSSSMMRIFQRGLLRQRCYIMFICICITFNEFFYCVSLQFNFLYSYIYPIFSTWHHLATVWNNVYGFDMSFIKKQAMMEPLVDTVDQKQIVTNCHLLKTMDISKMVLGDASFTAPFKLIAERDDYIHAFVAYFDVSFTKCHKLMGFSTGPRSRATHWKQIVLYLEDVLTICEGETIIGSMTVAPNKKNPRDVDIMVKYSLSGRRCVVSRVQFYKMR